The Salvelinus namaycush isolate Seneca chromosome 19, SaNama_1.0, whole genome shotgun sequence DNA window GATGTGCTCCTCTCTGTTGTATGGTGACAAGTTTGCACAACAAAAAGGATGAAACAAAGGTTCTATGCATATTGCATCAATAATTAGATATTCAGTCAAGCAATTGCTTGTTTCAAACACATTCTGTCGTATGTAACTGGAGTGTTTTTCAGACATGCTGGTCTCtctcgctcgcacacacacacacacacacacacacacacacacacacacacacacacacacacacacacacacacacacacacacacacacacacacacacacacacacacacacacacacacagcctccttAAAGttgaactgacagcattttagcaacatcaaatcttattaaaatctgttcatatacagtgcattcggaaagtattcaagccccttgactttttcaacattttgttacattacagcctcattctaaaattgattcagttgttttttttcctcatcaatctacacacaataccccataataacaagcaaaaactgttttttagaaatttgtgcaaatgtatataaaaaaactacgacaatataacatttacataagtattcagaccctttactcagtactttgttgaaacacctttggcagtgcttacagcctcgagtcttcttgggtatgatgctataagcttgacacacctgtatttggggagtttctcccattattctctgcagatcctctcaagctctgtcaggttggatgaggagcgttgctgcacagctattttcaggtctctccaaagatgttcgatcgggttgaagtccaggctctggctgggccactcaaggacattcagagacttgtcccgaagccactcctgcgttgtcttggctgtgtgcttagggttgttgtcctgttggcagatgaaccttcgccccagtctgaggtaccggtcgctctggagcaggttttcatcaaggatctctctatactttgctccgttcatctttccctcgattctgactagtctcccagtccctgccactgaaaaacctcaccacagcatgatgctgccaccaccatgcttcaccgtagggatggtgccgggtttccaccagacgtgatgcttggcgttcaggccaaagagttcagtattgctttcatcagaccagagaatcttgtttctcatggtctgagagtcctttaggggccttttgacaaactccaagcgggctgtcatgtgccttttactgaggagtggcttccgtctggccactctaccataaaggcctgatttgtggagtgctgcagagagatggctgtccttctggaaggttctcccatctccacagaggaacactggagctctgtcagagtcaccattgggttctttgtcacctccatgaccaaggcccttctcccccgattgctcagtttggctgggcggccagctctaggaagagtcttggtggtttcaaacttcttccatttaataatgatggaggctactgtgttcttggggaccttcaatgctgcagaaagtttgtggtactcttccccagatctgtgccttgacactaTCCTGTCTCAgaactctacagacaattcctttgacctcatggcttggtttttgctctgacatgctgtcaactgtgggaccttatatagacaagtgtgtgccttcccaaaccatgtacaatcaattgattttaccacaggtggactccaaacaagttgtagaaacatctcaaggatgatcaatggaaacaggatgaacaggagctcaatttcgagattcatagcaaagggtctgaattcttatgtaaataaggtattcctgttaattatttgtaataaatttgaaaaatattctaaaaaccttttatcactttgtcattatggggtactgtgtgtagattgatgaggatttttttttatttaatcaatttttgaatatggctgcaacataacaaaatgttaaaaagtgaaggagtctgaatactttccgaatgcactgtatctcagAGAAAATACATATCACATGTGGCTTTCCACAAGGTTCAATTTGGGTCCGGTACATGGCACTATTATCAGAAAGCACAGTATAGATTTTCGCTGCTACACAGACGATACACgactttacatttctgtgtcatcagaggattttagctccacagatacattattagactgtattagtgatttaaatagttggatggctcacaacttcctccagctaaatcaagacaagagAAAATGTGCCTCACATAATAATTCAcgggcaataaagataaaacaccaggttaaaaacctaggtgttattttagatgacaccttgactactgtaatgctctcctgtctggtctaacCAAAAAAGCCATttgtcaactgcaaaacatacataATGCTGCAGCAcaggtactgaccaagaccagatggagagcacacattacactggctttaaggtctctgcactgtGAGTTTTACAATTCATTTAAAGACAATTGTATTGGTTTTCatgattgtgcaccccaatacatgtcagacatgcttttaagttatgtacccagtaggtccctcaggtcctctggcactggccttttaactatcccaaagcctaggactaAGAGGCATGGagtggaatagcctgccagagaacctgagcaGGGCTGAAACTGTGGACATTTTTAAAAGAGAACTTAAACACACCTTTTCAGCTTTGCTTTTCCTAGGGTGCTTTTTAATCGTTCAGTTTTTGTTATTCATTagtttttttatcctgttatgtttgttgtgtagtaaatatttcagttttcattttaattgtttttatatattttttccctgTAAAGCACATTGTGTTGCATACCATGTCTGAAAtttgctgtataaataaagcttgatttgatttggtcacTTCAAGACTTGTTCATTGTACACTTGTTAAATCTAATACATTTTGCACTTTATATCATTTTTGCTCTCTATGTAATTGTATCTGTTCAAGCTGTTTGGATTGTTGATTGCTGTAACACGGGGAACCATTGAAaaagagaccctggtctcaattgggattccctgtataaataaaggttaaatacaaatatCTAAAGTACCACCTTTTCATCTCGGAACAGATTAAGTGCTCTTGAGGCGTGTAATCAACTGTGAGAATGCactgccgtctctctctctctatcccctttctctctccgtctttccTTCTGTCTTTCATCTCTCTGTTATATTGCCATATTTATTCTCTCCATCGGGCCACGTGTGGGCATTTAGCAGTGGGTGGATTTCATCCAACAAGAGATGGAGGGACGGTGAAATGGGGGAGGGCAGCCTGGTAGCAGAAAAGCTATGTTTCTTCAGAACGGGCTCTACTCATTCCTGTCACATTCCTGTATTTATACCAGAGAGTCATTTCACTCCGGCACTGGAGGAAATAGACTAATAAGTAAGTGTTGAAGTGACGGTTTGATatttggattgttccacaaataaggtgcaagaaaactaaaagctgatttacctaactcagtgGAGACCAAAGGGATTTCTAGAGTTAGACATCTCTGAGACCGAGATTGTATGTGAGTCGCAATAGCCCCTCTCACAGACAATGTAATGTCACAGACATTTTTAGGTAACAGAAGGGATGGGGAGGGGGGGTCCTTGTTGCTGTGGAACTGATGACCTGTTTGCCTCAGTAACAATCAGTTACACTTTGATGCAAGGTCTTGTACGAGAATCCACAGCCATTTTCCAAGGAATAGTTCATATAGAAGTTTCCTTTGTAAAACTTGAGGCAGTGatatgttcacacacacacacacacacacacacacacacacacacacacacacacacacacacacacacacacacacacacacacacacacacacacacacacacacacacacacacacacacacacacacacacaaacaaaatgtGACCTCCATATTAATTGGTTGATGAGATCCATAATGTTGACACAGTGATCCTGTCTTCCAGGTTGTCACCTTCCTATCTGAGAGCTGCGTAGCTGTTGAGAAGGGCTCTGTGAAACAGGGTACATTTAAGGGGGAAAGGTACCACTTGGTGCATCATGATGGAGTGCTGAAAACCAGAGTATTCCCCAACCCGGTCCTCCACACCACCcccagagcgagagaaagggttGAAACCATAGCAACCGTCGTGTCCTGTGAGTGAGCTCTTTTGAAGATGCCACACTTTCATCTGGATTACATTCTGTAGTGGAGCTGCACCAGCAGATGAGATTTTGTTGCATTGTGTTAACCAGAGAACAGACTCTAGCTGAGTCTCTGTGACAAGCTGATGAGCCCTACCCTCGCTCCTAGCCAATCACAAGCTTCATTCCTGATTGTGTGGGATTCCCCAATATAGAAAACAACAACAACTCTGATAATGCTACAAGTATGGACTTAAgttataaaatcaaataaaattgtttttgtcacatgcttcatagacaacaggtgtagattaacagtgaaatgcttacttgagGGTTCATTTCCAATAATCCAGAtacttttttaaaataaaaatagtgacttgaggaataaatacagagtgaataacaaataaaaataaagagtAAAAATGACATAGTTATATATTgggagtataaaataacatggctatatacggggagtaccagtaccgagttgatgtgcaggggtacaaggtatttGTCCACAGCCCATAGCATTACTATTAATTCACATTGGACAAGACCATAGCGAACGTCGGCTGTGCGCAGTAGATCACCTGCTGGGTGTCGATGAACAGTGGCTATTCAACAAGTCGGTGCAGTCTGTTTTGTTCTTAAGGAACTATATTGCACTCAAATGTTTCTGGTATGCAGGATTTGTTCCTACATGTTTCTTACGTGTTTCATTTTGCTCCTGTTTCAGACCTTGCCATGAATGAGGAGACCAGGACTTGTGACTGACCGAGGAAGCTCTGACAGCAACGCAACCTCAGACGAAAGAACAATGATGCGTATCCAGGGTCGGactgactggtagactggtaaCCATTGCCATGGCATTTTGCAATGGCAGCCTGCTGGCTAGGTGTGCCCCCCTGATGGAGCCGGACGAGGAGGAAGGGGTGGTGATTTCACCACCGCCGTCGCCGCCAGGGGTTGGGGCAACTAGTCCCCTCATGCCTGTCACCCTGCGTGTGATGCTGGCCGCCATCATGATCTTCATGATCACCATTGGTTTCCTGGGCAACGCTATCGTCTGTCTGATCGTCTACCAGAAGCCTGCCATGCGTTCCGCCATCAACCTGCTCCTCGCCACACTGGCGTTCTCTGACATCATGCTCTCGCTGCTCTGCATGCCCTTCACTGCCGTTACCATGGTTACGGCCGACTGGCACTTCGGGGGAGGGTTCTGCCGTGCTTCCGTTATGCTCTACTGGCTCTTCGTCCTGGAAGGCGTGtacatcctcctcatcatcagcGTAGACCGCTTCCTAATCATCGTTCAGAGGCAGGATAAGCTGACGCCGCATCGCGCCAAGCTGCTCATTGTCGCTTCCTGGGCACTGTCCCTCTGCGTGGCACTCCCGTCTGTGATCGGCTGGCGGGCGGGCACGGCGGGTGTGATGGGTATTGGGGAGGCCTGGGCGCCACAGTGCGTGCTGGGCTACAGTGAGTCGCTGTCCGACCGTAGCTACACGGTGCTGCTGGTTGTGGCTGTGTTCTTTGTGCCGTTCGGCATCATGCTGTACTCCTACCTGTGCATCCTCAACACGGTGCGCCGCAACGCCCTACGCATCCACAACCACACCTACGACCAGGCCAGCCTTCCGGCCCTCAACCAGGTCAGCAAGCTGGGCCTTACCGGCCTGCAACGGCCCCCCCAGGTCAATGTGGACATGAGCTTCAAGACCCGTGCCTTCACCACCATCCTCATCCTCTTCATCGGCTTCTCTGTGTGCTGGCTACCCCACACCGTTGTCAGTCTGCTGGCCGTGTTCAGCCAAAGGTTCTACTTCAGCCCGGCTTTTTACCCGGTCAGTGTGGGGGCACTTTGGCTCAGCTACCTGAAGACGGTGTTTAACCCCGTCATCTACTGCTGGAGGATCAGGAAGTTCCGGGAGGCGTGTCTGGAATTTATGCCCAAGAGCTGCAGGCTGTGTCCCAGGTTGCCGGGCCGGAGCCGCAGGAGGGTGAGGCCCAGTAACATCTACGTGTGCAGCGAGATCCAGTCGGCTGTGTGAGGAACTAACACTCCCTCTGAGAACACTTTCTGGTAACAGTGTAAAGCAGTGTTCACCAACCCTGGTCTTGAAGAGCAAAAGGGTGCTCCACTGGTGTGAAGGACATGCTATACCTGCTATATGATTTGTTAAGACATCAACATGTCAGCAGCATAGACAGCTTGCTGCTGAAGCATTGCTGTCTTCTGATTTTTTTGGGGCATCTGAGTAAAAGCAATCAGGACAGTACATTCTTGTGTTTTGTCTAAAGTGCTGTGGACACTGGACAGCCGTGAACAGAAGAACCCTCTGTCtttttttgactgtctttttatGCCTCCCCCGAAAAAGACATGAAGAGAGTAAAAATGATGCACAACCAGGAACAGAGTTTTCTATTGAACCATTTCCCTGGTGTATAATTGGCTGAGTACTGTTGGTGATCGTTTACCCAGATGGCTCTTTTATATGTCTGATACTGAAAGTAAATGAAAAGGTTGGATAAAACTTGCAATGAAATGTTGATAATATAAAAACGGTTGTTTCAGTGAATTTGATAATTGATTTAATGAATTAACTAACAAACCATTGAACACGTGTGTTGACATCAACTATGCAGATGAAGCATATAGACTGAGTATAAATGAAAGATATCAAATCATGGAAACACAGTTATAACAGTTGTATGTTATGTACATACACTGTAATAGCATTGTACCTTCCTAATACTGGAACAAAAATATTGTATGTTGGGCATGCTGGTTGACAAAGGTTGAACCTGTTGTCGAACACAGACCGTGTTAAGCAGTCCCCTGCCTCTACAATGTCAATGGTTGTGTTGCTGGGATACTAAAGACCTCTACTAATTGTAGGTTGCGgagtgtatttatgtgtgtgaaACCCATATCTGACCCATATCTTCCACAGCAGAACACACAGTCCTTTCCATCGTCCACACTGAGCTGCGAGAATTGACTGAGAAAAAACACCTCTACGAATctttgttagatttttttaacagAGCAGAAAAAAAGTAGCTATAAAATCATGTTTATCACTGGTTTAGATCAATTGAAGGACACAGACAAAGTGGAAGGACATAAGCAGGACATAAGCAAAGGAAGCCACTAGAGTTGATTGAGACGTAGCCCATTTTAGCCTCCTCCTTAGTCTCCTTACCTTGATGATTGGTGGGCTTCGAGGGGAGAGCGAAGATGGCGGATGGCAAGATGACGCGAGACAGAGCGTGAGGTACAAACCTTACAAACAGACGTCTGCAAAATACAAGCCGATGTCGTGAATGTTGGTATCATTAATGTGGCGACTGCTGTTTATCGAATAATGAACTGTGTTTATAATTACATGATTAAATTAATCAGGCAACCACTAACTcagtaacctggggcaccatggaaaaagtttgtttaatgagttaccatttcccaaattaactcaaagaatatcagaatatcaatTTCATAGCAGTCGATAATTCATTCGTTTCCTAATCAGTCTCATCCTGAACGTCGCATAATTCctaaatctgcacaaacccgggtCTCACTAAATCATTCCGTACCACACCAGTTGAGTTGactatttatttactaacaagttaaatgataatataagatacacatccacacgatgtcagtgtcctttctcTTAGTGGTCTGTTCCCTTGCACTCGTTCTGTGAGAGTGGACTTCTGAGGAGGCTAATCAGCCGTCTCAACACTCCCAGCTTGGGTAGGAAGGCCGTGTAGACAACCGATGATTTGAAGAGAATAACTGTCTGGTTCTTCTTgaattcttaactcacatgtttTACACCCCCGGGTCACAAAGGGGTGTTTCTGTCTTTATGGCAAGTTCTTTGGGGTGTATCTAGTTACGAAGCAAGGTATCACAATGTACTATGATCTCGTTAGACAACTAAAATCATAGTTCATTGTTATAGAAGCATTCTCTTTGATCTGGATATTTTCTACACAACGCACAGTATTGTAACATCATGAACATATTATGAAAACTCTTCAAGTTACAAAGTTTTTGTTATAACGTTGTCATTTAACAtttaataacataacaaaaatgacattaattttcatattccatctatcattGTTACCACCATTTTGGCTGATGAAATATAATgtcccaaagtccatttattgcaTGTTACCGTTCTGAGGTAGATTCTCCATAGGCCCACCATACATTCCAATCCTCCACACTGAGAGGACAAAGGATTCGTCTGCTGCCTTAAGATTTACAATGGGCGTGAGGTGTCACAACCCCCCCATCAATCCCTCTATACCTCCCCCCCTCTGCGGGAGTGAGAGATGTCTCTGTAGGACTGTGATCCACGGTAACCTGACACGAACATGCCAGTCATGACACCGAGTACTTTCTCCTTGTCAAGTAACAGAGAGATAATTACATGTTTCTCTCTTGAAAACCCTGACCAGTCGACGGATAGTGAAATCTCAGAAATTCAACCTGACAAGTGAAGAGGAAGAACCTGCGCCGACAGGTGAGGTGTAGGCTTACGAGCATCACCCTAATGATTAGGAAAATTCCTGAGATGACTCTGGCCCAGTGTGAGTACGATTCATGGAGAAAGTGGATCCATGTCTTTTGTGGTACAAGGTTAGATGAAGAAGGAATTGGGTTCTGTGAGTTCGGGCAAAGTATTTCGATTTTCAGATTGTTGATTTTTTGTCTGTCTGCTGCCCTGAGGGAGAGGGCACTGTGCGTTTCACAACTCAGGACAAAAGCTGTGTCCTGCTTTGCTCTCCTGAGCAAAGTGCCActgaaaggagtgataactggggtGGCTTTGAGTGTTGAGGTGAATCGACTGAAGTTGAGGATCACAGGTGTCTGTGATGCACGCCGTTCAGTGCGACTCATACCTGGTGGCGAGTGCGAGACTGAAGAAACCCTGTCTGTCCTTCTGAGTTTTGATGCAGACTGTTTGCCAGATAAAGTCATGAAAGCTTTTGTTTCAAACCCACTATGGTGTTTCAGGTGCCAAGTTTATGGTCAATTTGTAGCAgtatgtaggagggagattccgcGGTGTAAAAAATGTGCATGAGGGCATGGGACAAAGGAGTGTGtacactctcagaaaaaaggcttccaaaagggttcttcggctgtccccgtaggagaaccctttttggtttgaggtagaactcttttgggttccttGTAGaacccactgtggaaagggttctacctggaacccaaaagggttctaatcaaatcaaatgttattggtcacatacacatggttagcagaggtTGTTGTGAGTGTAGCGTAATACTTATgtttctagatccgacagtgcagcagtaccTAACAGATAATATCTACagttccacaacaaaacctaacacacacaatctagtaaaggaatgggataagaatatataaatataaaatatatggatgagcagtgacagagcggctaagatgcaatagacagtaaagaatagatagtgaaggatacagtatacagtatatacatatgagatgagtaatacgaaagaaactcagcaaaaaaagaaacgtccctttttcaggaccctgtctttcaaagataattcgtaaaaatccgaataacttcacagatcttcagtgtaaagggtttaaacactgtttcccatgcttgttcaataaaccataaacaattaatgaacatgcacctgtggaacggtcgttaagacactaacagcttacagatggtaggcaattaagatcacagttatgaaaacgttgggcactaaagaggcctttctactgactctgaaaaacaccaaaagaaagatgcccagggtccctgctcatctgcgtgaacgtgccttaggcatgctgcaaggaggcatgaagactttggccagggcaataaattgcaatgtctgtactgtgagacgcctaagacagcgcaacagggagacaggacggacagctgatcgtccttgcagtggcaggccacgtgtaacaacacctgcacaggattggtacaccTGAGCATcgcacctgcgggacaggtacaggatggcaacaacaactgcccgagttacaccaggaacgcacaatccctccatcagtgctcagactgtccgcaataggctgagagaggctggactgagggcttgtaggcctgttgtaaggcaggtcgtCACCAGACACCACCGACagcaacgtcacctatgggcacaaacccaccgtcgctggaccagacaggactggcaaaaagtgctcttcacttaCGAGaggcggttttgtctcaccaggggtgatggtcggattcatgtttatcgtcgaaggaatgagcgttacaccgaggcctgtactctggagcgggatcgatttggaggtggagggtccgtcatggtctgcgACAGTGTGTCACTGCATCATCGGACTAAGCTTGTTTTCATTGCAGGCAAActcaatgctgtgtgttacagggaagacatcctcctctctcatgtggtacccttcctgcaggctcatcctgacatgaccctccagtatgacaatgccaccagccatactgctcgttctctgcgtgatttcctgcaagacaggaatgtcagtgttctgccatggccagccaagagcccggatctcaatcccattgagcacatctgggacctgttggatcggagggtgagggctagggccattcccccataaatgtccgggaacttgcagatgccttggtggaagagtggggtaacatatcacagcaagaactggcaaatctggtgcagttcatgacgaggagatgcactgcagtacttaatggagctggtggccacaccagatactgactgttacttttgattttgaccccccctttgttcagggacacattattccatttctgttagtcacatgtctgtggaacttgttcagtttatgtctcagttgttgaatcttgatatattcatacaaatatttacacatgttaagtttgctgaaaataaacgcagttgacagtgagaggagatttctttttttgctgagttgatgTATACATTCTTAAAGTGGAATATttgaagtgactagtgttccactaattaaagtggccaatgatatcgaGTCTGTAAGTAGGCAGCCGcttctctgtgctagtggtggctatttaacaatctgatgggcttgagatagaagctgtttttcattctctcggtcccagctttgatgcacttgtactgacctcaccttctggatggaagcggggtgaaaaggtagtggctcgggtggttattgtccttgatgatcttttttgctttcctgtgacatcgggtgttgtaggtgtcctggagggcaggtagtttgcccccggtgatgcgttgtgcaaacCGCACCACCCTCTTGAGAGCCATGCAGTTATGGGTGgtgtagttgccgtaccaggcggtgatacagcctgacaggattctctcaattgtgcacctgtaaaagttagtgagggttggtgacaagccacattctttcagcctcctgaggttgaagaggcgctgttgcaccttcttcaccacactgtctgtgtgcatggaccatttcagtttgtccgtgatatgtacaccgaggaacttcaaactttccaccttctccactgctatcctgtcgatgtagataggggggtgctccctttgctgtttcctgaagtccacgatcatctcctttgttttgctgacattaagtgagaggttattttcctgacaccacactccgagggccctcatctcctccctgtaggccgtctcgtcgttgttggtaatcaagcctaccactgtagtgtcgtctgcaaacgtgatgattgagttggaggcgtgcatggccacgcagccgttggtgaacagggagtacaggagagggctgagaacgcacccttgtggggccccagtgttgaggatcagcggagtggagatgttgtttcctatgttcaccacctggggtggcccgtcaggaagtccaggacccagttgcacagggtgggctCGAGACCCaaggtctcaagcttaatgatgagtttggagggtactatgctgagctgtagtcaatgaacaacagtCTTACATtcttcctcttgtccagatggaatagtgatggcgattgcatcgtctgtggatctattggggaggtaagcaaattggactgggtctagggtgacaggtagggtggaggagatatgatccttgactagtctctcaaagcacttcatgatgacagaagtgagtgctacggggcgatagtcatttagttcagttaccttagctttcttgggaacaggaacaatggtggccatcttgaagcatgtggggacagcagactaggATATGGATTGATTGAATaagtccataaacacaccagccagctggtctgcgcatgctctgaggacgcggctgggaatatCCCAGttcacgtgatcgaagcaatcttgtagcgtggaatccgattggtcagaccagcgttggatagacctaagcacgggcgcttcctgttttagtttctgcctataggaggggagcaacaagatggagtcatggtcagatttgccaaaaagAGGGCAGGGGAGGTCCTTGTATGCATTTCAGAAGTTAGGCaagcagtggtcgagtgtgttattcgctcgtgtactgcaatcgatatgctgatagaactTAGGTAGCCTTGTtgtcagattagctttgttaaatccccagctacaataaatgcagcctcaggatatatggtttccagttttcaTAAAgaccagtgaagttccttgatggccatcttggtatccgcttgcggggggatatacacgtctatgacgataaccgaggagagttctcttgggagataatacggtcagcatttgactgtgaggaattctaggtcaggtgaacaaaaggacttgagttcttgtatgttgttacaattacaccatgagtcattaatcatgaaacatacaccccgcccttcttcttaccagagagatgtttgttcctgtcggtgcgatgcactgaaaatcctgttggctgtacggactccgacagcatgtccccagctagccatgtCTCTGTGAGACAGAGTATGTTACAAAAATCtctttggaaataaactcttgccctaatttcgttgactttgttaactagggactggacattagcgagtaatatactcggaagcggtgggtgttGTGCGCAAATCCGAAGCATCACTAGAAGATCGCTCCGGCACCCTCTCCTCCGActgtgttgttttgggtcggcctctggaatcagttcaaatgccctgggaggtgcagacaaaggagccgctttgggaaagtcgtattcctggtcgtattGCTGGTTGTGCTGGTATATAATAACACTTCAGGTttcctgggctaacaatgtaagaaataatacattaaaaaaatactgAGGACTTGAAGCGAAGCTGACATCTCTATCGGTGCCATCTTTAACACTCTACCTGGAACGAAAAATGGTTATTCGAAGGTTTCTCCTAAGGGGACagatgaagaacccttttaggttctagatagcaccttttttttctaagcGTGTAGTTTTGGTGGAAAGAGTGGTGTGTTTCAATTATGGGTGTGGacatgttgctggggatcagaaa harbors:
- the LOC120063975 gene encoding high-affinity lysophosphatidic acid receptor-like; translated protein: MAFCNGSLLARCAPLMEPDEEEGVVISPPPSPPGVGATSPLMPVTLRVMLAAIMIFMITIGFLGNAIVCLIVYQKPAMRSAINLLLATLAFSDIMLSLLCMPFTAVTMVTADWHFGGGFCRASVMLYWLFVLEGVYILLIISVDRFLIIVQRQDKLTPHRAKLLIVASWALSLCVALPSVIGWRAGTAGVMGIGEAWAPQCVLGYSESLSDRSYTVLLVVAVFFVPFGIMLYSYLCILNTVRRNALRIHNHTYDQASLPALNQVSKLGLTGLQRPPQVNVDMSFKTRAFTTILILFIGFSVCWLPHTVVSLLAVFSQRFYFSPAFYPVSVGALWLSYLKTVFNPVIYCWRIRKFREACLEFMPKSCRLCPRLPGRSRRRVRPSNIYVCSEIQSAV